Proteins from a genomic interval of Marmota flaviventris isolate mMarFla1 chromosome 8, mMarFla1.hap1, whole genome shotgun sequence:
- the Rad54l2 gene encoding helicase ARIP4 gives MSDESASGSDPDLDPDVELDDEEEEEEEEEVAVEEHDRDDEEDLLDDQSLEGMCGTEHDHLGEDGQRPPRCTSTTSSQSEPSEQLKRPQGKILASEDPKKKRAQKPSHMRRNIRKLLREDQLEPVTKAAQQEELERRKRLEQQRKDYAAPIPTVPLEFLPEEIVLRASDGPQLPPRVLAQEVICLDSSSGSEDEKSSRDEVIELSSGEEDTLHIVDSSESVSEEDEEEEKGGTHVNDALNQHDALGRVLVNLNHPPEEENVFLAPQLARAVKPHQIGGIRFLYDNLVESLERFKTSSGFGCILAHSMGLGKTLQVISFIDVLFRHTPAKTVLAIVPVNTLQNWLAEFNMWLPAPESLPADNKPEEIQPRFFKVHILNDEHKTMASRAKVMADWVSEGGVLLMGYEMYRLLTLKKSFATGRPKKTKKRSHPVIIDLDEEDRQQEFRREFEKALCRPGPDVVICDEGHRIKNCQASTSQALKNIRSRRRVVLTGYPLQNNLIEYWCMVDFVRPDFLGTRQEFSNMFERPILNGQCIDSTPQDVRLMRYRSHVLHSLLEGFVQRRGHTVLKIHLPAKEENVILVRLSKIQRDLYTQFMDRFRDCGSSGWLGLNPLKAFCVCCKIWNHPDVLYEALQKENLANEQDLDVEELGSAGTSARCPPQGTKGKGEDTTLASSMGEATNSKFLQGVGFNPFQERGNNIVTYEWAKDLLTNYQTGVLENSPKMVLLFHLIEESVKLGDKILVFSQSLSTLALIEEFLGKREVPCLPGAEGQGAQKWVRNVSYFRLDGSTPAFERERLINQFNDPSNLTTWLFLLSTRAGCLGVNLIGANRVVVFDASWNPCHDAQAVCRVYRYGQKKPCHIYRLVADYTLEKKIYDRQISKQGMSDRVVDDLNPMLNFTRKEVENLLHFVEKEPAPQASLNVKGIKESVLQLACLKYPHLITKEPFEHESLLLNRKDHKLTKAEKKAAKKSYEEDKRTSVPYTRPSYAQYYPASDQSLTSIPAFSQRNWQPTLKGDEKPVASVRPVQSTPIPMMPRHVPLGGTVSSASSTNPSMNFPINYLQRAGVLVQKVVTTTDIVIPGLNSSTDVQARINAGESIHIIRGTKGTYIRTSDGRIFAVRATGKPKAPEDGRMAASGSQGPSCESTSNGRHSASSPKAPDPEGLARPVSPDSPEIISELQQYADVAAARESRQSSPSTNASLPGPPAQLVDSSAVPGTALGTESRLGSHCLNSSLLVTGQPCGGRHPVLDLRGHKRKLATPPAAQESARRRSRKGHLPAPVQPYEHGYPVSGGFAMPPVSLNHNLTAPFTSQAGDNSLFMGSTPSYYQLSNLLADARLVFPVTTDPLVPAGPVSSSSTATSVTASNPSFMLNPSVPGILPSYSLPFSQPLLSEPRMFAPFPSPVLPSNLSRGMSVYPGYMSPHAGYPAGGLLRSQVPPFDSHEIAEVGFSSNDDEDKDDDVIEVTGK, from the exons ACCAATCCCTGGAAGGCATGTGTGGCACTGAACACGACCACCTGGGGGAAGATGGACAGCGGCCGCCGCGATGCACTTCAACTACCTCATCTCAGTCTGAGCCTTCAGAGCAGCTTAAGCGCCCCCAAGGCAAGATCCTAGCCTCTGAGGACCCCAAAAAGAAGAGAGCTCAGAAACCCTCTCACATGAGAAGAAACATACG aaaGCTACTGCGGGAGGATCAATTGGAGCCTGTTACCAAAGCAGCACAGCAGGAAGAGTTGGAAAGAAGGAAGCGCCTGGAGCAGCAGAGGAAAGATTATGCAGCCCCCATTCCTACTGTTCCTCTAGAGTTCCTCCCTG AGGAAATTGTCTTAAGAGCAAGTGATGGTCCTCAACTGCCTCCTCGGGTCTTGGCCCAGGAAGTCATTTGTTTGGACAGTAGCAGTGGCAGTGAGGATGAAAAAAGCAGTCGAGATG AGGTGATTGAACTGAGCTCTGGAGAGGAGGACACTCTTCACATTGTGGACAGCAGTGAGTCTGTCAGCGAGGAGGacgaggaagaggagaagggtgGCACCCATGTGAATGATGCCTTAAACCAGCATGATGCTCTTGGGCGGGTTCTTGTCAACCTGAACCACCCTCCAGAGGAGGAAAATGTCTTCCTCGCCCCACAGTTGGCACGGGCTGTGAAACCTCATCAG ATTGGCGGGATCCGGTTCCTGTATGATAACCTCGTGGAGTCACTGGAGAGGTTTAAGACCAGTAGTGGCTTTGGCTGTATCCTGGCCCACAGCATGGGTCTAGGGAAAACTCTGCAAGTGATCTCCTTCATTGATGTCCTCTTCCGCCATACGCCAGCCAAAACAGTCCTTGCCATTGTTCCG GTTAATACTCTTCAGAACTGGTTGGCAGAGTTCAACATGTGGCTTCCTGCTCCTGAATCCCTTCCAGCTGACAACAAGCCTGAAGAAATCCAGCCTCGGTTCTTTAAAGTTCACATCTTGAATGATGAGCACAA GACGATGGCATCTCGTGCTAAAGTGATGGCTGATTGGGTGTCAGAGGGTGGGGTGCTGCTGATGGGGTACGAAATGTACAGACTCCTCACTCTGAAGAAATCCTTTGCCACAGGTAGACCGAAGAAAACCAAGAAACGTTCTCACCCGGTCATCATTGATCTGGATGAGGAAGATCGACAGCAGGAGTTTCGGAGAG AGTTTGAGAAGGCTTTATGCCGCCCTGGTCCTGATGTGGTGATCTGTGATGAGGGACACCGCATCAAAAACTGCCAGGCCAGCACCTCACAGGCTCTGAAGAACATACGCTCTCGCCGCAGGGTGGTGCTGACTGGGTACCCCCTGCAGAACAACCTCATCGAGTACTGGTGCATGGTGGACTTTGTACGCCCTGATTTCCTTGGCACTCGACAGGAGTTCAGCAACATGTTTGAACGCCCTATTCTGAATGGGCAGTGTATCGATAGCACGCCTCAGGACGTCCGCCTCATGCGGTACCGGAGCCATGTCCTGCACAGCCTCCTGGAGGGCTTTGTGCAGAG GAGAGGCCACACTGTGCTGAAGATTCATCTCCCTGCCAAGGAAGAGAATGTGATCCTGGTGCGGCTATCTAAGATCCAGCGAGATTTGTATACACAGTTCATGGACCGCTTCCGAGACTGTGGTAGCAGTGGCTGGCTGGGGCTGAACCCTCTCAAGGCTTTCTGCGTGTGCTGTAAG ATCTGGAATCACCCTGATGTGCTGTATGAAGCTCTTCAGAAGGAGAACCTGGCCAATGAGCAGGACCTAGACGTAGAAGAACTTGGCTCAGCAGGGACCAGTGCCCGCTgcccaccacagggaacaaaagGCAAGGGAGAGGATACAACCTTGGCTTCCTCAATGGGAGAGGCAACCAATAGCAAGTTCCTACAGGGGGTTGGCTTCAACCCATTCCAGGAGCGAGGCAACAACATTGTCACATATGAATGG GCCAAGGACCTTCTGACTAATTACCAGACTGGAGTCTTGGAAAACTCTCCCAAGATGGTACTACTATTCCACCTGATTGAGGAAAGTGTTAAGCTAGGGGACAAGATCCTTGTGTTCAG CCAGAGCCTTTCCACCTTGGCTCTCATTGAAGAGTTCCTGGGAAAACGAGAAGTGCCCTGTCTGCCTGGTGCTGAAGGGCAGGGAGCACAGAAGTGGGTTCGAAATGTCAGCTACTTCC ggCTAGATGGTAGCACCCCTGCCTTTGAGAGGGAGCGACTCATTAATCAGTTCAATGATCCCAGCAACCTCACCACCTGGCTGTTCCTTCTTTCCACAAG GGCCGGATGCTTGGGTGTGAATCTAATTGGCGCCAATCGAGTGGTGGTGTTTGATGCTTCCTGGAACCCTTGCCATGATGCCCAAGCAGTATGTCGGGTATACCGTTATGGCCAGAAAAAGCCCTGTCACATCTATCGTTTGGTGGCTGATTATACGCTTGAAAAGAAGATCTATGATCGTCAGATTTCCAAGCAGGGCATGTCAG ATCGGGTGGTAGATGATCTAAATCCAATGCTGAACTTTACCCGGAAAGAGGTGGAAAACCTACTGCACTTTGTTGAGAAGGAGCCAGCTCCCCAAGCATCCTTGAATGTAAAAGGTATCAAGGAGTCAGTTCTACAGCTTGCTTGTTTGAAGTATCCTCACCTCATCACCAAG GAGCCTTTCGAGCATGAGTCATTGCTCCTCAACCGAAAGGATCACAAACTGACCAAGGCTGAGAAAAAAGCAGCAAAGAAAAGTTATGAGGAAGACAAACGCACGTCAGTTCCCTACACCCGCCCATCATATGCACAATATTACCCTGCCAGTGACCAGAGCCTGACCAGCATCCCTGCCTTCAGTCAGAGGAACTG GCAGCCAACACTGAAGGGTGATGAAAAGCCTGTGGCCAGTGTTCGTCCTGTACAGTCCACCCCCATCCCTATGATGCCACGGCATGTCCCACTGGGAGGCACTGTAAGCTCTGCTTCCAGCACAAATCCATCCATGAACTTCCCGATTAACTACTTGCAGAGGGCGGGAGTCCTCGTGCAGAAGGTGGTCACCACAACAG ATATTGTTATTCCTGGACTCAACAGCTCTACAGATGTTCAGGCTAGAATTAATGCTGGTGAGAGCATCCACATCATCCGTGGGACAAAAG GGACGTACATCCGCACCAGTGATGGACGGATCTTTGCTGTCCGGGCAACTGGCAAACCAAAGGCCCCTGAAGATGGTCGGATGGCTGCCTCAG GTTCCCAGGGACCTTCTTGTGAGTCCACAAGCAACGGCAGACACAGTGCCTCATCACCCAAAGCCCCTGACCCTGAGGGGCTGGCCAGGCCCGTCTCTCCTGACAGTCCGGAGATCATCAGTGAGCTCCAGCAGTATGCAGATGTGGCTGCTGCTCGAGAATCCCGTCAGAGCTCCCCAAGCACCAATGCCTCCCTGCCTGGCCCCCCGGCCCAACTCGTGGACAGCAGTGCTGTTCCTGGGACAGCTCTTGGAACTGAGTCACGGCTTGGGAGTCATTGCCTCAATAGTTCCCTTTTGGTGACTGGCCAGCCTTGTGGTGGCAGGCACCCAGTGCTAGACTTAAGGGGCCACAAGCGAAAGTTGGCCACTCCACCTGCCGCCCAGGAGTCAGCCCGCCGGCGGTCCAGGAAGGGCCATCTGCCAGCCCCCGTGCAGCCGTATGAACACGGGTATCCAGTCTCCGGCGGGTTTGCCATGCCACCCGTCTCCTTAAATCATAACCTCACCGCCCCCTTCACCTCCCAGGCTGGGGACAACTCCCTGTTTATGGGCAGTACCCCCTCCTACTACCAGCTGTCCAATTTGCTGGCAGATGCCCGCCTGGTATTTCCAGTGACTACTGACCCTCTGGTGCCAGCAGGCCCCGTCAGTTCCTCTTCCACGGCTACCTCAGTCACTGCCAGCAACCCCTCCTTCATGCTCAACCCTTCTGTGCCAGGGATACTACCCAGCTATTCACTCCCATTTTCACAGCCACTCCTGTCCGAGCCGAGGATGTTTGCGCCTTTTCCCTCCCCTGTCTTACCCAGTAACCTTTCACGGGGCATGTCTGTCTACCCTGGCTACATGTCCCCACATGCAGGCTACCCAGCTGGTGGCCTCCTCCGGTCCCAGGTGCCTCCATTTGACTCACATGAGATTGCTGAGGTGGGGTTCAGTTCCAATGATGATGAGGATAAGGACGATGATGTAATAGAGGTCACTGGGAAATAG